The DNA window CCATACCCTCCTATCTTCACCGGATTGGTATAACGGGGATCGTTCAGGTCGGTGGAGGCAATCAGCAGCTTTCGGCGGCCTGACTGCTGCTCCAGTTCGGCCGCTGCTTCAGACAACTCCCACGCAAAATGGACGGCGCTGCTATCCTGGCATTCATGCAGTGAATCGAGCCGGAGGCCGTCAATATGAAACTCATCGAGCCACATCAGTGCATTCTGTATATAATAATCACGCACAGCATCACACCAGTTGTCATCCAGATTGACAGCGGGTCCCCAGAGGGTTTTGTACTTATCTGTAAAATAAGGTCCATAATCGGGCTGGTAATTGCCTTCACCGCCGGCGTGGTTGTAAACGACGTCGAGGATGACCGCCATACCCAGATGGTGGGCGGTATTGATCAGCGCTTTAAATTCAGCGGTAGTACCGTATTTGTTGTGTAACGCGAAGGGATATACGCAATCATATCCCCAGTTGCGGTCGCCTGGGAACTGGCATACCGGCATCAGTGCTATGGCAGTGATGCCCAGTGCTTCCAGCGCAGGTAGTTTTTCCCGGGCAGCCTGAAAAGTGCCTTCCTTCGTAAAAGTACCAATATGTAGTTCGTAAATGATCAGGTCACGGGGTTCAAGGCCTTTCCAGTTGTCATCGGTAAAGGTAAACGCAGCGGGGTCTACAACGCAGGAGCCCCGGTGTACGGTACTCTCCTGATGCCGGGATGCGGGGTCCGGGCGCTGCAGATGTTCATCGAGCAGATAATAATAGTGCATACCATCGGCCACCTCCTGTACTGTAGTGCTCCAGTACCCTCCTTCTTCGGAGGTCATCGGATAAGAAACCTCTTTACTGCCCAACAGTAAAAGCGTTACACTCTTGCGGAACGGCGCCCATACCCGAAAAAAACAGTCTCCGTTTTCTTTGAGAAAAGCGCCTTGCTGTTGATAACGTGTCATCTTCTCCCGGGGTTGGTTTACGAATACTGATTCCAGCTATCCGGTCGGCAAACGTAGCCGGTACCGGACTACACCAATACAGCAGAATCTTCCGCTGTCACCAGTTTACCATGTGCAGGCTGTTTCATCTTCACCGTTTCAAATATCAGCTTTAACCCATCGCGCAGGGCGTGCAGATTGGATAGTTTAATCAGCCAATCCGCTGCACCGAGGTACTTCATTCTGGTCATATCATCCGGACAAAACTCCTTTGCATAAAATATAACCGGAACATCGGCGAGCAAGGGCAACCGCTGTAGCTGGCCGAGGTTGGTTTTTCCATCCAGAGCAGGCCGGTTGGTATGCAGGAAAATATAGTCAGGTTTCCATTGATGCATTGCTGCATAGGATAAAGCCTCCTCAGGATTATCAAAACAAATGCAGGCTTTACTTATCTGTAACAAATCGAGCGCAAGGAAAAACTGGTTACGGCTATCTTTCTGTTCATCTATCAACAAGCAAGTGATCTTTTTTCTCATTTTATCGGATAGTTTATTATTCACATGGTAAACAAAAAACGGTCTACTCCAGCAGGTCTTCAAAAGAGATGCCGGTGCAAAACTACTACTATATTCCAACGCCCCACACAGTTATTTTTTTCTGCTGTAGATAAAGTTCCCGTTTCGTAGAATAGTCACAACAGCGGCAGAGCCGGAGATCGCAGGAAAAATGGAAAAATAAAAAACCGGCCGTCATTTTTTGGTGACGCCGGTCATTGGTGGCATTAATTTTTTTGTCAGCCCATTGCACTGCTATAGATATCTTCCTGTTGGAGCGGATGATGATTATGGCCGAATATTTTCTGTTTGGTATGAACATCGTCTTCCATAACACCGGCAGATTTATCTATTAACCGTGCCCTGCTTTTTTTAACCAGATAAATGATGATCCCTGCAGCAGCTGTACCTACAATGGTGGATGCAATCAATATTTTTTTCATGGTGATGGAGTTTTAACCCTTGTAACGCGCCAAGACTTATGCCATGAAAAAGGAGGAGGCTGATTTTTATCCCAGGACTGAAGTCCTGGGCTATGATTGGGGCTTGATGTGCTGGGCTATGATTGGAACTGATGTGCTGGGTTATGATCAGAATGATATTCGATATAACACATGCGGATACAAAGGATGATCTACGGGTACCAGTGGATGACCGAATTCCTTTACTCTTTCCATGCCTATTTTTTTCATGACGTTTTCAGAACGTATATTCGTCAGCGTTGTAAATGAAAATACCTCTTTGAGATGCATTTGCTCATTGGCATAATCCAGGCAGGCCTTCGCACCTTCAGTAGCATATCCTTGCCCCCAGGCTTCTGCAATGAGCCTCCACCCTATTTCCACGCCGGGTCCAAAGTCAACTTCATAGGTAAGATGATGTAAACCGATAAAGCCGATGAAGTCACCCTCTTCTTTACGTTCCACTGCAAAAAGGCCGAAGTTGTATTTCTCCAGCTCTTCGCAGATTTCCTGGTAGAAAGCTGTTGTGTTTTCTGGTGTACGTCTGGTCATAAAAAATTCCATGACACGTTCATCCTGGTTCATCGCAATAAAAATCGGGAGGTCTGTTTCTTTCCAGCTTCGCAGCAACAGGCGCAGTGTTTCAATATAAACTTTCATACAGGAGATTTTGGGGTATATAAAGCTAATGATTACTCCTGAGTGAAGTAAATAAAAAAAGAGGTTGTTTCAGCGATGCCAAAACAACCTCTTTTGTGATGTGACCCTGTCAGGATTCAAACCTGAAACCTTCTGATCCGTAGTCAGATGCTCTATTCAATTGAGCTACAAGGCCGTTCCCGTTTGGGATTGCAAAGATAATGATTTTTATTATCCTAACAAATTATTTTTCAGCTTTTTACATCTGCTACTTTTTAACAGTATGTTTCTATTGAGTTAAAAAAAACTGCATTTTAAGATGCAGTGATTTTTAAGTAGTGACCCTGTCAGGATTCAAACCTGAAACCTTCTGATCCGTAGTCAGATGCTCTATTCAATTGAGCTACAAGGCCATTCCCGTTTTGGGATTGCAAATGTAGGATTAGTTTTTATTTAAACAAATTTTTTTTGAAATTTTTTTTTGAGACACTACCGTCAACCCCTACACGAAACTGTGATGAACATGACTATTGCTGATTTACCTGATGCATTTATCCTGATGGCATAGGCCGTCCAATTCAGCGCCAGAAGGGCTATCACATAGAAAGCTAGTATCCCTCCTCCGCTATAAAAGCGCCATCGATGGCAAACTGTCCATTACCCTGTTCAGGTGTAAGAAACTATTTTATCTGCGCCCACTTTCCTGAAAGTAAGGTTAATCCGGGCTTTCATGGGCAGAGTGGATTTAGCGATACGATGCTCCCAATACTGCTGCAGATCTCCTTTCATCAGCAGGAGCGAGCCATGCTCCAGCCGGATGGCATAACGATGGCGGTGGTTATCTTTACGACGAAAATCAAAATTCCGCTCCTCTCCTATACTGATGGATGCGATCTCTGTTTTTAAACCAGGTACTGTGTCCTTGTCTGAATGCCAGGCTACGGAATCGTTGTTATCCCTGTAATAATTGAGTAATACACCATCGAACGACATGCCGGTGTGCACCTCCACTTTTGTTTTCAGTGTCTGTAATACTTCCGGCCAAGGCAAAACAGGGCGCTGGTCTCCGCTGCGTATCGGCTCACTACCAAACCAGGCGGACAAACGCGGCGTCAGCACTTCTTTTTCGTACATCATGATTTTACTTTGCTGCCAGGGAACCGTATTTAACAGCTGTTGTAATAACTGATCACTTTCTGTCCGGTTCAGAAAAGATGGATAGTATTCCATTAAATCCTGCGGGAGCATCAGTTGTCTGTCATCATCAAATAATTTCAATTGCATGATTTCTATTTAAAATTTCTGCCTGCCGGGAAAAGCTCTGCCTGTATCATTTTCGGAGCAGGCTTCTTACCAGCAGGTGGTACTGTTTTATGGGTATTTTCTTCATTGTAAGGTGCATTCATCAGGTGTTCTTCATCTGAAGGCAGGGAAAGCTGGTTTAACAGCGCATTGCAGTTATAGCACTTTTTAATGATGACATGGGTCACATTTCCTTCCCGCTGTAACTTTCCTTCTACCATCAGTAAACGGGATGTCACAATCTCCTTACGGAAACGCTCAAAAATTTTCGCAAAAGCTACCAGATTGGCACTACCAGTTTCGTCTTCAATTGTGATAAAACAGACACCACTGGCCGTGCCGGGTCGTTGGCGTACCAGTACCAGGCCCGCTACCCGCAGTGGCGTGCCATCAGGCCACTGATCCAGCTCCCGGATGGACAGCACATTGTGTTCAAAGAGCTGCCGTCTTGCAAAACTTACCGGATGGGCTTTGAGCGACAAGGCCATGGTGGCATAGTCCTGTACCACATGTTCCGAAGGAGTCATAAGTGGTAGCTCTACCGTCGTTTCGCTGACACTCTCTGATGGCTGTCCTTCAAAAAGGGCCTGTGGCCGGTCGGCTAATGCCGATACCTCCCATAAAGCGTTGCGGCGGTCCATCGCCATAGACCGGAAAGCATCCGCATCGGCCAGTCGCTCCAACGTATTTAAAGCTACGCCTGCATCCATGATTCCATGGATATTCACGTAAGCGGTGGTACGACCAGCTATCAATCGTTCCATTTCATCCTGCGCCAGTCCTTTTACCTGCCGGAATCCCAACCTCAGCGCCCGGTACTTGCCGGCGTGTTCTTCCAGCGTATTGTCCCAATACGAATGATTCACATCTACGGGTCGTACAATGACACCATGCCGGTGTGCATCGCTCACGATCTGCGAAGGCGCATAAAACCCCATCGGCTGACTGTTTAGCAGTGCACAGGCAAAAACATCCGGGTAATAACATTTGATATAGGAAGAAACATATACCAGCAAAGCAAAGCTGGCCGCATGGCTTTCCGGGAAACCGTAAGAACCGAATCCTTCCAGCTGTTTGAAGATACGTTCCGCAAATTCCGGCTGATAACCTTTATTCACCATTCCTGTGATTAGTTTCTCACGCCATTTCGTAACCTGTCCCGGTGCCTTGAAAGTGGCCATGCTGCGACGAAGGCCGTCTGCTTCAGCAGCTGTGAATCCTGCTGCCACCATGGCGATTTCCATGGCTTGTTCCTGGAACAATGGGACACCCTTTGTACGCTCAAGAATAGCTTTTAACTCCTCAGAGGGATATTCTTCCGGCTCTTCACCGTTACGTCGACGCAAGTAGGGATGCACCATGTCTCCCTGAATGGGCCCGGGCCTTACGATGGCAACTTCAATCACCAGATCATAAAAATCACGCGGCTTTAATCTCGGCAGCATCGACATCTGCGCCCTGCTTTCAATCTGAAACACGCCAATTGTATCGGCTTCACAAATCATATCATAAACGGCAACATCATCTTCCGGAATATTCGCTAAAGTATAATGGCGGTCATAATACTGCCGGAGCAGGTCAAATGCTTTACGGACACAGGTAAGCATACCCAGCGCCAGCACATCCACCTTCAGGAATCCCAGCGCTTCTATATCATCCTTATTCCATTCAATATTGGTACGGCCTTCCATCCTGGCATTAAGAATCGGGCAAAGATCGGACAGCTGATGTTGTGTGATAACAAATCCGCCGGTATGCTGGCCCAGCTGCCGCGGAAAACCGATGAACTGTTCCGTCAGCTCCAGGGTTTTCATCAATACCGGATCTTTGGCATTAAAACCTTCACTGGACACTGTTTTCCCCTCTTCCCATTCCTGAGTAAATTCATACCCTGATTTAGCCAAATGGTCTACTGCATCCATAGACAAGCCCATGGCCTTTCCAACGTCGCGTACGGCGCCTTTCCAGTGTAGCTGGGTAACTGTAGCCACAATGCCGGCCCGGTCACGTCCATACTTTGTATAGATATACTGTATCACTTCTTCCCTGCGCTCATGTTCAAAATCGACATCTATATCGGGTGCTTCATCCCGTGCATCAGACATAAAACGGGCGAACAACAGGTTTACCTTTTCAGGATTGATGGAAGTAATACCCAGGCAGTAACATACTACGGAATTCGCCGCAGAACCACGTCCCTGGCACAAAATATCCTGACTCCTGGCAAAGCGCACCAGATCGTATACCGTTAGAAAATAAGCCGCATAATTTTTTCGGGCAATAAAGGTGAGCTCTTCCTGAATGGTTTGTTCTATTTTATCCGGAATCCCTTCCGGGAAACGTCCCCCGGCCCCTTGCCAGGTAAGGACTTCCAGTTCCTCCTGGGGTGTGCGGCCAGCGGTAGTGATTTCTTCCGGATATACATATTCCAGGCTGTCCAACGAAAACTGGCAGGCATCGGCTATTTCCTGTGCCCGTTCCAATGCCTCCGGATAACGCCTGAACAAACGCTGTATCTCCACAATCGGCTTCAGATACCGTTCCGCATTCTGATACAAGCGATAGCCGGCATTATGTATCGTACACTTCTCCCGCACGCAGGTCACTATATCCTGAAGCTCCCGTCGCTCCGGGCTATGGTAGTATACATCATTGGTAGCTACCATGCCGATACGCAATTCTTCACACAGCTGCGCAATGCGGTACAGTTTCTTTCCATCGTTTCCCCGGTATGACCAGGAAGCCGCCATATATAAGTCCGACCTGAAATAGTGCCGGTATTCCTGCGCCGCCTTCTTAAATTCTGCATCCAGTTCAAATGCTCCATCCAGTCCTGCCGGTGGTATCATTACAAATCTGATCCCTGTTGCGTACTTATATACATCTCTTTTATACAGTTCACATTTGCCTTTTTCCGTACGGAGATTACCGTTAGAAAGCAATGCTGACAAACGGCCATAAGCTGCTCTGTCTGTCGGATAAGCGAGTAATGGCGGCCCATCCTGCAAGTCGAGGCGACAGGCCGGAATGATCCGGATGCCTTTCTCTTTAGCCGCTACGTGTGCCCGTACAATACCGGCCAGTGTATTATGGTCTGTTATCGCGATTGCGCTATATCCCAGACTGGCGGCTTGCTCCACCAGTTCTTCCGGATGTGATGCTCCCCGGAGGAAACTAAAATTCGTTGTGACTTGTAATTCCGTGTAGCCCATACCGTTAGTATTTAAGCGAAGTATCCATGTATATACCATTCCGGTTTATGTTCCCCATAATGCCCGGAACGGAATAACCAGTACCTGCCCCCTTCTTCATCTTCCACCTGGTAATAATCCCGTTGCAGTCCTTTTTCAATCCACCATTCCCGTTCAATTCTTTCCGGTCCGTCAGCCTTTACTACCTTATGGATTTTGCTTTTATGAATAAACAGCATAGGAGGATAATCCGGGATAGGTACCGATACTTCAATACGAACCGGTGCCCCCAGTAAGCTGACAGGCCGCATCTGATGCTCCGGCCAGGCTACGGTAGTGGTTTCATGTACATCGGTAGCACTACGGATAGATCGTTCCGGCCAGTGGTGTTCTTCCGGCAGATATCTATGGATAGCTGATGAGCCGATACGGCTCTCCAGACGGTCCAGTAGTTTCATCACCGCATCTTTTTTGTCACCGGTATCCAGGTCCCAAAGGCGTTCCTGTTGTGTAGTAAGACCTTCTACTACCGGTGCTTCCAGCACAAACAGTTCGATGCCCAGGTCCGGTTCAATGCTTTCGATCTTCAGTTCAAAGAGCCTGAACAGGTGGGTGAGATTACGCACCGGAGTGTTGGTACCGATCTCCACACATTGTTGTTGTCCATCTGTCCGGTAGCAGGTAAGACGTGCTTTCCGGAGTCCTTTCTCTTCCTGTTGTAACCGCAGACAAATTATCTCCAGCAGCTTTTGAA is part of the Chitinophaga flava genome and encodes:
- the treZ gene encoding malto-oligosyltrehalose trehalohydrolase; this translates as MTRYQQQGAFLKENGDCFFRVWAPFRKSVTLLLLGSKEVSYPMTSEEGGYWSTTVQEVADGMHYYYLLDEHLQRPDPASRHQESTVHRGSCVVDPAAFTFTDDNWKGLEPRDLIIYELHIGTFTKEGTFQAAREKLPALEALGITAIALMPVCQFPGDRNWGYDCVYPFALHNKYGTTAEFKALINTAHHLGMAVILDVVYNHAGGEGNYQPDYGPYFTDKYKTLWGPAVNLDDNWCDAVRDYYIQNALMWLDEFHIDGLRLDSLHECQDSSAVHFAWELSEAAAELEQQSGRRKLLIASTDLNDPRYTNPVKIGGYGLTSQWADDFHHALHAWLTGEQQGYYEDFGQFQHLEKAFRDAFVYTGQYSSFRKRKFGLLSDDGDCQRMIVFSQNHEQVGNRMLGERLGSLVSFEALKLVASAVLLSPFVPLLFMGEEYGEKNPFLFFTAYSDPALVEEVKKARSRWFSAFFNTNKSIPDPQLEESFTRSRLGWDTSTRSNAALLACYRFLIAFRKHRPAMRTVSKESVSVRPAGKDQTLLAIERTSGQDKVLILLNFNTATQTYYHTAQATLKKIFDSAHEEWNGPGIKAADEVSVNDTILLQPLSAVVYEMAHHEE
- a CDS encoding error-prone DNA polymerase produces the protein MGYTELQVTTNFSFLRGASHPEELVEQAASLGYSAIAITDHNTLAGIVRAHVAAKEKGIRIIPACRLDLQDGPPLLAYPTDRAAYGRLSALLSNGNLRTEKGKCELYKRDVYKYATGIRFVMIPPAGLDGAFELDAEFKKAAQEYRHYFRSDLYMAASWSYRGNDGKKLYRIAQLCEELRIGMVATNDVYYHSPERRELQDIVTCVREKCTIHNAGYRLYQNAERYLKPIVEIQRLFRRYPEALERAQEIADACQFSLDSLEYVYPEEITTAGRTPQEELEVLTWQGAGGRFPEGIPDKIEQTIQEELTFIARKNYAAYFLTVYDLVRFARSQDILCQGRGSAANSVVCYCLGITSINPEKVNLLFARFMSDARDEAPDIDVDFEHERREEVIQYIYTKYGRDRAGIVATVTQLHWKGAVRDVGKAMGLSMDAVDHLAKSGYEFTQEWEEGKTVSSEGFNAKDPVLMKTLELTEQFIGFPRQLGQHTGGFVITQHQLSDLCPILNARMEGRTNIEWNKDDIEALGFLKVDVLALGMLTCVRKAFDLLRQYYDRHYTLANIPEDDVAVYDMICEADTIGVFQIESRAQMSMLPRLKPRDFYDLVIEVAIVRPGPIQGDMVHPYLRRRNGEEPEEYPSEELKAILERTKGVPLFQEQAMEIAMVAAGFTAAEADGLRRSMATFKAPGQVTKWREKLITGMVNKGYQPEFAERIFKQLEGFGSYGFPESHAASFALLVYVSSYIKCYYPDVFACALLNSQPMGFYAPSQIVSDAHRHGVIVRPVDVNHSYWDNTLEEHAGKYRALRLGFRQVKGLAQDEMERLIAGRTTAYVNIHGIMDAGVALNTLERLADADAFRSMAMDRRNALWEVSALADRPQALFEGQPSESVSETTVELPLMTPSEHVVQDYATMALSLKAHPVSFARRQLFEHNVLSIRELDQWPDGTPLRVAGLVLVRQRPGTASGVCFITIEDETGSANLVAFAKIFERFRKEIVTSRLLMVEGKLQREGNVTHVIIKKCYNCNALLNQLSLPSDEEHLMNAPYNEENTHKTVPPAGKKPAPKMIQAELFPAGRNFK
- a CDS encoding response regulator, which translates into the protein MRKKITCLLIDEQKDSRNQFFLALDLLQISKACICFDNPEEALSYAAMHQWKPDYIFLHTNRPALDGKTNLGQLQRLPLLADVPVIFYAKEFCPDDMTRMKYLGAADWLIKLSNLHALRDGLKLIFETVKMKQPAHGKLVTAEDSAVLV
- a CDS encoding GNAT family N-acetyltransferase; the protein is MKVYIETLRLLLRSWKETDLPIFIAMNQDERVMEFFMTRRTPENTTAFYQEICEELEKYNFGLFAVERKEEGDFIGFIGLHHLTYEVDFGPGVEIGWRLIAEAWGQGYATEGAKACLDYANEQMHLKEVFSFTTLTNIRSENVMKKIGMERVKEFGHPLVPVDHPLYPHVLYRISF
- a CDS encoding alpha-ketoglutarate-dependent dioxygenase AlkB family protein, which translates into the protein MQLKLFDDDRQLMLPQDLMEYYPSFLNRTESDQLLQQLLNTVPWQQSKIMMYEKEVLTPRLSAWFGSEPIRSGDQRPVLPWPEVLQTLKTKVEVHTGMSFDGVLLNYYRDNNDSVAWHSDKDTVPGLKTEIASISIGEERNFDFRRKDNHRHRYAIRLEHGSLLLMKGDLQQYWEHRIAKSTLPMKARINLTFRKVGADKIVSYT